Proteins encoded within one genomic window of Spirulina major PCC 6313:
- a CDS encoding RNA-guided endonuclease InsQ/TnpB family protein produces MKTLKFKLYQHKRNRYLKRTINAAGRIYNHCVALHKRYYRMWGKHLNCARLQKHIAKLRKRNPWWLQVGSQAVQDICQRIEKAYQLFFKHKDRSVRPPNFKKTRKYKSFTLKQAGYKFLGGNRVRIGNKVYQYWNSRPIEGKVKTVTIKRTPLGELFMIVTVDTLSEPQVKTETGNIAGFDFGLKTFLTCSEGFKIDAPLFFKQSLNSVRKASRELSRKQKGSAHRERARLNLARKHEDIAHRRRDWFWKLAHQLTNQFDVLCFETLNLKAMQGLWGRKVSDLAFREFLQILEWVATKKGKRVIYVDRWFPSSKTVSSCGHILEHLDLETRHWRCPSCSAENDRDENAAMNIKVAGASAIGLGDVRQALPAIAV; encoded by the coding sequence ATGAAAACGCTCAAGTTCAAGCTCTACCAGCATAAGCGGAATAGATACCTCAAGCGGACAATCAATGCCGCAGGGCGTATCTACAACCATTGTGTTGCCCTCCACAAACGGTACTACCGAATGTGGGGCAAGCACTTGAACTGCGCCCGACTGCAAAAACACATCGCCAAGCTTCGGAAACGGAACCCCTGGTGGTTGCAGGTGGGTTCTCAAGCCGTACAGGATATCTGCCAACGAATTGAGAAAGCCTATCAACTGTTCTTCAAACACAAAGATAGAAGCGTTCGACCGCCCAACTTCAAGAAAACCCGAAAATACAAATCCTTCACCCTCAAGCAAGCTGGGTACAAATTCCTCGGTGGCAACCGGGTCAGGATTGGGAACAAAGTCTATCAATATTGGAACTCTCGCCCCATTGAGGGCAAGGTCAAGACCGTGACGATTAAACGAACTCCCTTGGGAGAACTGTTCATGATTGTCACGGTAGATACCCTGTCAGAACCCCAAGTCAAAACCGAGACAGGTAACATTGCTGGTTTTGATTTTGGACTTAAGACGTTTCTGACCTGTTCTGAGGGATTCAAGATTGATGCCCCCTTGTTCTTCAAGCAGTCACTTAACTCGGTTCGCAAAGCGAGTCGAGAGTTGTCCCGTAAGCAAAAGGGTTCAGCCCATCGAGAACGTGCCCGATTAAACTTAGCCCGCAAGCATGAAGATATTGCCCATCGACGGCGGGACTGGTTTTGGAAGTTAGCCCATCAACTGACGAATCAGTTTGATGTGCTGTGTTTTGAAACCTTGAACCTCAAGGCGATGCAGGGGCTTTGGGGGCGTAAGGTGAGTGATTTGGCGTTTCGGGAGTTTCTGCAAATCCTGGAGTGGGTGGCGACGAAGAAGGGGAAGCGGGTGATCTATGTTGACCGCTGGTTCCCTTCGAGCAAGACTGTTTCAAGTTGTGGTCATATTTTGGAGCATCTGGATTTAGAGACTCGCCATTGGCGGTGTCCCAGTTGCTCGGCAGAGAATGACCGGGATGAGAATGCGGCGATGAATATTAAAGTGGCTGGGGCTTCAGCCATTGGGTTAGGTGATGTCAGACAGGCGTTGCCTGCTATTGCTGTTTGA
- a CDS encoding Uma2 family endonuclease, producing MVFSESFTPLPDHTQLPCEDGTFVKNFQEHPQSILLTESIRPVLDRVHPDGHYCIGQDSGIYWRITDPPQRGAEAPDWFYVANVPPTLDGQARRSYVLWQEIMPPVIVIEFVSGTGAEERDKTPWTGKFWVYETAIRPAYYAIYEVKKAQVEVYQLVSNRYRLMPANPSGRFPIEELEVELGIWPGIYQNMDLPWLRWWDATGNLLLHGEEQAKQAEAKAKQAEAKAEQAEAKAEQERQKNEQLMAKLRM from the coding sequence ATGGTTTTTAGCGAATCCTTTACCCCTTTGCCCGATCACACGCAACTGCCCTGTGAGGACGGTACATTCGTGAAGAATTTTCAGGAACATCCCCAAAGTATCTTGTTAACGGAATCGATTCGTCCTGTCCTCGATCGCGTCCATCCCGATGGTCACTATTGCATCGGTCAAGACAGCGGCATTTATTGGCGAATCACAGACCCACCCCAGCGGGGAGCCGAAGCCCCCGACTGGTTTTATGTGGCGAATGTCCCGCCAACCTTAGACGGCCAAGCCCGTCGTTCCTATGTGCTGTGGCAAGAGATTATGCCGCCGGTGATTGTGATTGAGTTTGTGTCCGGGACGGGAGCAGAGGAGCGGGACAAGACACCTTGGACGGGGAAATTTTGGGTCTATGAAACCGCAATTCGCCCGGCCTATTACGCGATCTATGAAGTCAAAAAGGCTCAGGTCGAGGTGTATCAATTGGTATCTAATCGCTACCGCCTGATGCCAGCCAATCCAAGCGGACGTTTTCCCATTGAAGAATTGGAGGTGGAATTGGGCATTTGGCCGGGCATTTACCAAAATATGGATTTGCCCTGGTTGCGCTGGTGGGATGCCACGGGTAACCTGCTGCTCCATGGTGAGGAACAGGCGAAACAAGCAGAGGCTAAGGCGAAACAAGCAGAGGCTAAGGCTGAACAGGCAGAGGCTAAGGCTGAACAAGAGCGCCAAAAGAATGAGCAACTGATGGCGAAGTTACGAATGTAA
- a CDS encoding diguanylate cyclase domain-containing protein has protein sequence MDYLICDADWKIQELSLDLHDLLSEEIQPRLNGDIRNVLPELIGLEELMITIIQGECSHFEIEGIQRASRYFDLSLMPYPQATIPQLLVMVCDTTEKMILKQELGQVAKEAELALYRLSRAKSYIDQVMQVISDVLIVTNTAGRMKYVNKATEELFGWTAAELLHQPLTILFADFPRVITGQKARSEFPAWLLGRDVEVICVTRRGERLMVAFSCTQLRMGHSVAPEYVCVGRDVTLRKRTEARMVRQSQHDRLLGEITRNIRQSLELDQVLQTTVQMVQQLLHCDRVFILKAENHIQGKVLHMACLDCQDNYIGHRYRLHWHNSHLTLQALHCDDLAPPIPWEEQDLIFTLFNQSQFWGSLVIQRSSSPWTSEELYLLRQLADQVSIAIDQAELYRQLQQANEALQAQADSDALTQLANRRAFEAHLRREWQLAIRESTSLSIIFADVDYFKAYNDYYGHPEGDRCLVKIAHMLRKSVQRPADVVARYGGEEFIVLLPNTQKEGLMHLMENIRQAISNLQIPHVRSPITDHVTLSLGGATEQPKPYSDSQALILHADQALYAAKSHGRNCAVLWSSIC, from the coding sequence ATGGACTACTTGATTTGTGATGCTGACTGGAAAATTCAAGAGCTTTCTCTCGATCTACACGATCTACTCAGTGAAGAGATTCAACCCCGTCTCAATGGTGATATTCGGAATGTTTTACCCGAATTAATTGGATTAGAAGAATTGATGATCACGATTATTCAGGGAGAATGCTCCCATTTTGAAATCGAAGGTATCCAACGAGCCTCTCGATATTTTGACCTGTCCCTGATGCCCTATCCCCAGGCCACAATTCCCCAGTTACTGGTGATGGTGTGTGATACCACCGAAAAAATGATTCTGAAGCAGGAACTTGGTCAGGTGGCGAAAGAGGCTGAGCTTGCTCTCTATCGGTTGTCGAGGGCCAAAAGCTATATTGATCAAGTGATGCAGGTGATCAGTGATGTGCTGATTGTGACGAATACGGCCGGACGGATGAAGTATGTGAACAAGGCCACCGAAGAATTGTTTGGCTGGACGGCGGCTGAATTACTTCATCAACCGTTGACCATCCTTTTTGCGGATTTTCCGAGGGTGATTACGGGTCAGAAGGCCCGCAGTGAATTTCCGGCGTGGTTGTTGGGGCGGGATGTGGAGGTGATCTGTGTGACGCGGCGGGGGGAGCGTTTAATGGTGGCGTTTTCCTGTACACAGTTAAGGATGGGTCATTCGGTGGCACCGGAATATGTCTGCGTTGGGCGGGATGTGACATTGCGGAAACGGACGGAGGCGCGGATGGTGCGTCAGAGCCAGCACGATCGCCTCTTGGGGGAGATCACGCGCAATATTCGCCAATCGCTGGAGTTGGATCAGGTGTTGCAGACGACGGTGCAGATGGTGCAGCAGTTGCTCCATTGCGATCGCGTCTTTATCCTGAAAGCGGAGAATCATATTCAGGGCAAAGTGTTGCACATGGCCTGCCTCGATTGCCAGGATAATTACATCGGCCATCGCTATCGTCTCCATTGGCACAACTCCCATCTCACCCTTCAAGCCCTGCATTGTGATGACCTCGCGCCTCCAATTCCCTGGGAAGAGCAAGATCTCATTTTTACCCTCTTTAACCAATCTCAATTTTGGGGCAGTTTGGTGATCCAGCGATCGTCCAGTCCCTGGACATCAGAGGAACTGTATCTGTTGCGGCAATTGGCGGATCAGGTGTCGATTGCCATTGATCAAGCGGAATTGTATCGACAGTTGCAGCAGGCCAATGAGGCCTTGCAAGCTCAGGCGGATTCGGATGCGTTGACGCAGTTGGCGAATCGGCGGGCGTTTGAGGCGCATTTACGCCGAGAATGGCAATTGGCGATCCGGGAATCTACGTCGCTCTCGATTATTTTTGCCGATGTGGACTATTTCAAGGCGTATAACGATTATTACGGTCATCCAGAGGGCGATCGCTGTCTGGTCAAAATTGCCCACATGCTACGCAAGTCCGTTCAACGACCGGCGGATGTGGTGGCGCGTTACGGCGGCGAAGAATTTATTGTGTTGTTGCCGAATACCCAGAAAGAAGGATTAATGCATCTGATGGAAAACATTCGACAGGCCATTTCTAATCTTCAAATTCCCCATGTGCGTTCTCCCATTACAGACCATGTTACCCTCAGTCTGGGGGGGGCAACGGAGCAGCCTAAACCCTACAGCGACTCCCAAGCGTTAATTTTGCACGCTGACCAAGCCCTCTATGCTGCCAAGTCCCATGGTCGAAACTGTGCAGTGCTTTGGTCATCCATCTGCTAA
- a CDS encoding Rab family GTPase, protein MAISKKICLVGDFSVGKTSLIRRFVDDQFSDEYLSTVGVKLSRKLVEVDATADNAARQVELLIWDIEGQTQFKAIAPSYLQGAKGAIIVADVKRDDTLVHLQNHVDLFVKINPKGTIIIALNKADLVTPTLLATLLDKYALQRHNPRVIDTYATSAKTGQAVNVIFKQLATAILADP, encoded by the coding sequence ATGGCGATTTCAAAAAAAATTTGTTTGGTCGGAGATTTTAGTGTTGGAAAAACGAGTCTAATTCGACGGTTTGTCGATGATCAATTTAGTGATGAATATCTGTCCACCGTGGGGGTAAAGCTCTCGCGGAAGCTAGTCGAAGTAGATGCCACTGCCGACAATGCTGCCCGTCAAGTGGAACTCTTGATTTGGGACATTGAAGGGCAAACCCAATTTAAAGCGATCGCCCCAAGCTATCTCCAAGGGGCCAAAGGCGCGATTATCGTTGCCGATGTCAAGCGCGATGACACCCTCGTTCATCTCCAAAACCATGTCGATCTTTTCGTCAAGATCAACCCAAAAGGAACCATCATCATTGCCCTCAACAAAGCCGATTTGGTGACTCCCACTCTCCTGGCAACTCTTCTGGATAAGTATGCACTGCAACGGCATAATCCGCGTGTGATTGACACCTACGCCACCTCTGCGAAAACCGGTCAAGCTGTGAATGTGATTTTTAAACAATTAGCCACTGCAATCTTAGCTGATCCATGA
- a CDS encoding OmpA family protein, with protein sequence MSSEQYSNSDHSPHDFAPIPDPWEDSTETEQPLSVPPSSPEAARPPVEPVSQPIPDAQDPPSDDLEVTEDLFKGLLIDLDELLTHHDSRSLGRDPDDVETIDENAAATLTQRISKFQPIDSSAQPSPAPVAMQDDATPHTEASPPPPPVVTPASESAPADDPSPVEAAEASDQEINDVMDLLVDTFNIGRSPQEEGHDDATELDLLAADYDTLIPPAAMESSETTIASLDADDFTGIPTVSAAEINAMLGIDGLVFDQAQGQGDENGHPGELSDVVQDVIEPDPPPEPTAVEERDRTTSTPPPEPAQESPPEPETLAPIALEDSTAAEERDRPVSDAPPEPDLAHLDDPTPEAIASETPDPTPEAIAPSDPGEADGFEANEIPPATPKSFEEEIEYALQDFAAMILPNEVDAPPLENGQSQPRDRASVSRVQSLEAELEQQLRELMNPAPPTTPPAAAPPVRKRVLRKPPPPPPRRPQSSPKASPTPSQPSAEASLAELFRAPSDTIQDPLKDIRQFLLDNNPLPTPKTAKPEPESQEADADPIVWPDPDELLASLGLVGSESPPPSESEATPDPQPTEIEPPLEDSPAAASNPPLDEPAPLAALNPPLDEAIAIEEGALARLEDKVAALEKQVYEPTDMINPLVPLMVQLLKMKVGTSQDMVRAMATPILDEMITERAHENRDAMAKALGDLVPLAIEQQIQHNPKRIAKAIGPEVASAIQEQVRLERDAIATSLGPTIGRAMKNQIELERDSMVDALYPVIGSTVARYMGEAINAINAKVETAFSVDGLTRKVRARMQGVSEAELILKESIPVTVQAIFLIHKASGLVIAELQPEHEHHLESNMVAGMLTAIRSFVNDCIAQTGTISELSEIEYGDARIILEVAGYCYLAVVVKGSPPPAFVKKIRKTLAGLLQQYGTLIEEFDGDPDTVPEDVSAKLAKLGQSTVQKQTGGSPTTLLVLVGAIAALIVIPWLYFQVRGFLNHRLSSQITAAMTAELDGVAYTPLVSDVEGKAVSLSGRVPSEQFKERAGAIAQDLAPNRTVENQIQIVDVPPDPVNVATMIQTVTALLNRYPGVDIRASYHPDGVVLTGSYRDRGDRQDILEAFNALPGIPKVDADDLLPQALAGRIYFDRDSADLNATEIADKIVPISEFLRNNPDLRVRITGHVDESGERNQNRELSFQRAAVVKDAIAAQGIDSDRLEEATTLEAPPGVTKTEAAWLSRCARFELITPEAES encoded by the coding sequence ATGAGTTCTGAACAATATTCCAACTCGGATCACTCCCCTCACGACTTTGCTCCAATTCCTGATCCGTGGGAAGACTCCACTGAGACGGAGCAGCCATTGTCCGTGCCGCCATCGTCCCCTGAGGCTGCTCGCCCCCCGGTGGAGCCGGTGAGCCAGCCGATCCCAGATGCCCAAGACCCGCCATCGGATGATTTGGAGGTTACAGAGGATCTCTTTAAAGGACTGCTGATCGATTTGGATGAACTGCTGACCCACCATGATTCGCGATCGCTGGGCCGTGACCCTGACGATGTTGAAACCATTGACGAAAATGCCGCCGCGACGCTAACCCAACGGATTAGCAAGTTTCAGCCCATTGATTCCTCTGCCCAACCGTCCCCAGCACCGGTGGCAATGCAGGATGATGCCACTCCCCACACCGAAGCATCCCCGCCACCGCCCCCCGTGGTAACGCCGGCCTCTGAATCTGCCCCGGCTGATGATCCGTCTCCCGTGGAGGCAGCGGAGGCCTCGGATCAGGAGATTAATGATGTGATGGATTTGTTGGTGGATACCTTCAATATCGGGCGATCGCCTCAGGAGGAAGGTCATGATGATGCCACGGAGTTGGATCTGTTGGCGGCGGACTACGATACGTTGATCCCACCAGCGGCGATGGAGTCATCGGAAACGACGATCGCATCCTTGGATGCGGATGATTTCACAGGGATTCCGACGGTGTCGGCGGCTGAGATTAATGCCATGTTGGGGATCGACGGCCTAGTGTTCGATCAAGCCCAGGGGCAAGGTGATGAGAATGGCCATCCTGGGGAACTGTCGGATGTTGTCCAGGACGTGATAGAGCCAGACCCCCCGCCGGAACCCACGGCAGTGGAGGAGCGCGATCGCACGACTTCAACCCCTCCCCCCGAACCAGCACAGGAATCCCCCCCAGAACCGGAAACCCTCGCACCCATCGCATTAGAGGACAGCACAGCCGCCGAGGAGCGCGATCGCCCGGTATCGGACGCACCGCCCGAACCCGATCTTGCCCACCTTGACGATCCCACTCCAGAGGCGATCGCGTCTGAGACTCCTGACCCCACTCCAGAGGCGATCGCGCCGTCAGATCCTGGGGAAGCGGACGGATTCGAGGCCAACGAGATCCCCCCCGCCACGCCCAAAAGCTTTGAGGAGGAAATCGAATACGCCCTCCAAGACTTTGCGGCGATGATTTTGCCCAATGAAGTCGATGCGCCGCCCCTAGAAAATGGCCAGTCTCAGCCGCGCGATCGCGCTTCAGTTTCCCGCGTGCAATCTCTCGAAGCCGAACTAGAGCAGCAATTACGCGAGTTAATGAACCCCGCGCCCCCCACCACACCCCCAGCCGCTGCCCCCCCCGTCCGCAAGCGCGTCTTACGCAAACCGCCACCGCCACCGCCCCGTCGCCCCCAATCCTCCCCCAAAGCCTCCCCAACCCCATCCCAACCATCCGCAGAAGCCTCCCTCGCGGAACTCTTTCGCGCCCCATCCGATACCATTCAAGACCCCCTCAAAGACATTCGGCAGTTTCTCCTCGACAATAACCCTCTTCCCACCCCCAAAACCGCCAAGCCAGAACCCGAAAGCCAAGAGGCTGATGCTGACCCCATCGTCTGGCCCGATCCGGATGAACTGCTGGCCTCGTTAGGGTTAGTGGGTTCCGAATCCCCGCCGCCTAGCGAGTCAGAGGCAACCCCCGACCCCCAACCCACCGAAATCGAACCCCCGCTAGAGGATTCTCCGGCGGCGGCATCGAACCCACCCCTAGATGAACCTGCACCACTAGCCGCCTTAAACCCACCCCTGGATGAAGCGATCGCCATCGAAGAAGGTGCTCTTGCCCGGCTTGAAGACAAAGTGGCGGCCCTCGAAAAACAGGTCTACGAGCCGACGGACATGATTAATCCCCTCGTGCCGTTGATGGTGCAGTTGCTCAAGATGAAGGTGGGTACGTCTCAGGACATGGTGCGAGCCATGGCCACGCCGATTTTGGATGAGATGATCACGGAGCGTGCCCATGAGAATCGTGATGCGATGGCGAAGGCGTTGGGAGATCTTGTGCCCTTGGCCATTGAGCAGCAAATCCAGCACAATCCTAAACGAATTGCGAAAGCGATCGGCCCGGAGGTGGCCTCAGCGATTCAAGAACAGGTGCGCCTCGAACGGGATGCCATTGCGACATCCCTGGGCCCGACGATTGGTCGTGCGATGAAAAATCAAATTGAATTGGAACGCGATTCGATGGTTGATGCGCTCTATCCCGTGATTGGGAGTACGGTGGCGCGTTATATGGGTGAGGCAATTAATGCGATTAATGCCAAGGTGGAAACGGCGTTTAGTGTGGATGGGTTGACCCGGAAAGTCCGGGCGCGGATGCAGGGGGTGAGCGAAGCGGAGTTAATTTTGAAAGAGTCGATCCCGGTGACGGTGCAGGCGATTTTTTTAATTCATAAGGCATCGGGGCTGGTGATTGCGGAATTGCAACCGGAGCATGAGCACCATTTGGAATCGAATATGGTGGCGGGGATGCTGACGGCGATTCGTAGTTTTGTGAATGATTGCATTGCGCAAACGGGGACGATTTCAGAATTGAGTGAGATTGAGTATGGGGATGCGCGGATTATTTTGGAGGTGGCGGGGTATTGCTACTTGGCGGTGGTGGTGAAGGGCAGTCCGCCGCCTGCATTTGTGAAGAAGATTCGGAAGACGTTGGCGGGATTGCTGCAACAGTATGGCACGTTGATTGAGGAGTTTGATGGCGATCCGGATACGGTGCCGGAGGATGTGTCGGCGAAGCTGGCGAAGCTGGGCCAATCGACGGTGCAAAAGCAGACGGGAGGATCACCCACAACTCTGTTGGTGTTGGTGGGGGCGATCGCAGCGTTGATTGTGATTCCGTGGCTTTATTTCCAAGTGCGGGGCTTTTTAAATCACCGCTTATCCAGCCAAATTACGGCGGCGATGACGGCGGAGTTGGATGGGGTGGCCTATACGCCTCTGGTGTCGGATGTGGAGGGGAAAGCGGTGAGTCTGAGCGGGCGTGTGCCGTCGGAGCAGTTTAAGGAGCGGGCGGGGGCGATCGCTCAAGACCTCGCGCCAAATCGTACCGTTGAGAATCAGATTCAGATCGTGGATGTACCGCCCGATCCGGTGAATGTGGCGACGATGATCCAAACGGTGACGGCTTTGCTCAATCGCTATCCGGGTGTTGATATTCGAGCGTCCTATCATCCGGATGGGGTGGTGCTGACGGGGAGTTACCGCGATCGCGGCGATCGCCAAGACATTCTCGAAGCCTTCAATGCCCTGCCGGGTATTCCCAAAGTGGATGCCGATGATCTGTTACCCCAAGCCCTAGCGGGTCGGATTTATTTTGATCGGGACTCCGCCGACCTCAATGCCACAGAAATTGCGGATAAAATCGTCCCGATTAGCGAATTTTTGCGCAATAATCCAGACCTCCGGGTGCGGATTACGGGGCATGTGGATGAAAGTGGCGAACGCAATCAAAACCGGGAGTTATCGTTTCAGCGGGCAGCGGTGGTCAAAGATGCGATCGCAGCCCAAGGCATTGATTCGGATCGACTCGAAGAAGCCACAACCCTCGAAGCCCCCCCCGGAGTCACCAAAACCGAAGCCGCCTGGTTAAGTCGTTGCGCCCGCTTTGAACTGATCACCCCTGAAGCAGAATCGTGA